From a region of the Polyangium spumosum genome:
- a CDS encoding tetratricopeptide repeat protein: MTRQTEARATYAAFLVIVGLGAALRILWNDVASYGVGDEAAYVAGARFLEQEGLSAYPRLVQAHLERADLADSPTPLRFGYFVMATLACSAEAPCDGRALAWLSTIAGIVSIVLTYLLGARLVGPRVGLVAAALTAISPLQLALSRRALQDEVYCAAFLAATWALVRLLQDEHEELRARAGPMALFALLATFAFAVKEAFVFPYAGLVAATALVTRARLRRADALLFLAPPALFFAGFVLIGRDASAFVALLRLTQASFFSDYGVQYQSGPPHRPLFDLFVLAPIVCVLVIVALARLVERPREDRGALWLAALLFVCLAAFAGLPKNLRFLVVLDPILRLLAAWSLVTFPWGGRAPGPRFATLGVMTCAAVELALFHETFITFHTYDPTTYDVLRALGALPGPAARAGSSVFPLVFFGALGALFVGLVIRRKVAVTEAEKHAKTTDEKATTRAPREASGPSFVLVWLAAAVVVVVAIFVAWKSSSPPEKPGRTGAATAPAIPRPAATREPTNAAPDPMNLGLEALYTRGDPVLAAARFREVLAQNPEHYGATFQLATALEQAGDTRGARPLWAKMITMAEAIGDTKTAEHARARVAAIDESQQGLSLSDPTDSMQLGLDALYKRKNPDAAAAHFRAVLAHHPDHYGATFQLATALDMAGKPDEAQALWLRMLGLAEKIGDTKTASAARARLAKKP; encoded by the coding sequence ATGACGCGCCAAACCGAAGCCCGCGCGACGTACGCGGCCTTCCTGGTGATCGTGGGCCTCGGGGCGGCGCTCCGGATCCTGTGGAACGACGTCGCGTCGTACGGGGTCGGCGACGAGGCGGCTTACGTCGCCGGGGCGCGTTTCCTCGAGCAGGAGGGGCTCTCCGCGTACCCGCGGCTCGTGCAGGCGCACCTCGAGCGCGCGGACCTCGCGGATTCGCCGACGCCACTGCGCTTCGGGTACTTCGTGATGGCCACGCTCGCGTGCTCGGCCGAGGCGCCGTGTGACGGCCGCGCGCTCGCGTGGCTGTCGACGATCGCGGGGATCGTGTCGATCGTCCTCACGTACCTGCTCGGCGCGCGCCTCGTGGGCCCGCGCGTCGGGCTCGTGGCCGCCGCGCTGACGGCGATCTCGCCCCTGCAGCTCGCGCTCTCGCGCCGCGCGCTCCAGGACGAGGTGTATTGCGCCGCGTTCCTCGCCGCGACGTGGGCCCTCGTCAGGCTCTTGCAGGACGAACACGAGGAGCTCCGCGCGCGCGCGGGCCCGATGGCGCTCTTCGCCCTGCTCGCGACGTTCGCCTTCGCCGTGAAGGAGGCGTTCGTCTTTCCGTACGCGGGCCTCGTGGCCGCGACCGCGCTCGTCACGCGCGCGCGCCTCCGCCGCGCCGATGCCTTGCTCTTTCTCGCACCGCCGGCCCTCTTTTTCGCCGGCTTCGTCCTGATCGGCCGTGACGCCTCCGCCTTCGTGGCGCTGCTGCGCCTCACGCAGGCCTCGTTCTTCAGCGACTACGGCGTCCAGTACCAGAGCGGCCCGCCGCACCGGCCCCTCTTCGACCTCTTCGTGCTCGCGCCGATCGTCTGCGTGCTCGTGATCGTCGCGCTCGCGCGCCTGGTCGAGCGTCCTCGCGAGGATCGTGGCGCGCTCTGGCTCGCGGCGCTGCTCTTCGTTTGCCTCGCCGCGTTCGCCGGGCTGCCCAAGAACCTGCGTTTCCTCGTGGTCCTCGATCCGATCCTGCGCCTGCTCGCCGCGTGGTCGCTCGTCACGTTCCCCTGGGGCGGACGCGCGCCGGGGCCGCGGTTTGCAACGCTCGGGGTGATGACGTGCGCCGCGGTCGAGCTCGCCCTCTTCCACGAGACGTTCATCACGTTTCACACCTATGATCCCACGACGTACGACGTCCTCCGCGCGCTCGGCGCCCTGCCGGGGCCGGCCGCGCGCGCGGGCTCGAGCGTGTTCCCGCTCGTCTTTTTCGGGGCGCTCGGGGCCCTCTTCGTGGGGCTCGTCATCCGGAGGAAGGTCGCCGTGACGGAAGCCGAGAAACACGCAAAAACGACGGACGAGAAGGCCACCACGCGGGCGCCACGCGAGGCGAGCGGGCCGAGCTTCGTGCTCGTCTGGCTCGCGGCCGCCGTGGTCGTCGTCGTGGCGATCTTCGTCGCCTGGAAATCGTCGAGCCCGCCCGAAAAACCGGGCAGGACAGGCGCCGCGACCGCTCCCGCGATCCCGCGGCCCGCCGCCACACGAGAGCCGACGAACGCGGCGCCGGATCCGATGAACCTCGGGCTCGAAGCGTTGTACACGCGCGGCGATCCCGTGCTCGCGGCGGCGCGGTTCCGCGAGGTGCTCGCGCAGAACCCGGAGCATTACGGCGCCACGTTCCAGCTCGCGACGGCGCTCGAACAGGCGGGGGACACGCGCGGCGCGCGGCCGCTCTGGGCGAAGATGATCACGATGGCCGAGGCGATCGGCGACACGAAGACGGCCGAACACGCCCGCGCCCGCGTCGCCGCGATCGACGAGAGCCAGCAAGGGCTCTCGCTCTCCGATCCGACGGACTCGATGCAGCTCGGCCTCGACGCGCTCTACAAGAGGAAAAACCCGGATGCCGCGGCGGCGCACTTCCGCGCCGTCCTCGCGCACCACCCGGATCACTACGGCGCGACGTTCCAGCTCGCGACCGCGCTCGACATGGCCGGCAAGCCGGACGAGGCGCAGGCGCTCTGGCTCCGGATGCTCGGCCTGGCCGAGAAGATCGGCGACACGAAGACCGCCTCCGCCGCGCGGGCGCGCCTCGCGAAGAAGCCTTGA
- a CDS encoding OmpA family protein, producing the protein MRLDRLGRTRSILTAAAIFLLARPSSAQEVGALERFQPSAAGDALFGVPSPGASGHLVPRAKAVVDFGLNPLSIQDGESRAAIVSQQTFLHLNASLALWDRLLVSLDMPFALTQGGDSPTVAGVTFPSPQSAEVGDLRLGARVRLFGEDRGAFQIGLGGHLVAPTGPAGYAAEGAVRGEPHLVLGGRVDRFLYSASLGTTLRASARPHTFDARAGAAVVFGEDFFQLGPELSLSTPFAREILLDTPDTRIRTASAVSAELLLGAKLRPLPFLVVGAAAGPGLTQGYGTPVFLAVGSIGYEPLAKPARKDDDPGPKAEPKKKGPPPDTDGDFIVDPNDACPNEPGLKNDDPKKNGCPPDADADGIRDAVDACPKDAGVASDDPKKHGCPPDRDGDTVPDTTDACPDEPGRPDAEAKLNGCPKVEVTKKEIVILRQIRFRFGQSSLYQTVDPVSDELLHEVRDAILEHPEIELIEIQGHADAMGPDEYNMILSQSRADSVRAWLIKRGIPPEKLVAKGYGASMPLGSNESKEGRQQNRRVNFVIIRKKEP; encoded by the coding sequence ATGCGCCTCGATCGCCTGGGGCGGACTCGGTCGATCCTGACCGCGGCCGCGATCTTCCTGCTCGCGCGCCCCTCGTCCGCGCAGGAGGTGGGCGCCCTCGAGCGGTTCCAGCCCTCCGCCGCGGGGGACGCCCTCTTCGGCGTGCCCTCCCCCGGCGCCTCGGGCCACCTCGTGCCTCGCGCCAAGGCGGTCGTCGACTTCGGCCTGAACCCGCTCTCGATCCAGGACGGCGAGAGCCGGGCCGCCATCGTCTCGCAGCAGACCTTCCTCCACCTCAACGCCTCGCTCGCGCTCTGGGATCGGCTGCTCGTCTCGCTCGACATGCCCTTCGCGCTCACGCAAGGCGGCGACAGCCCCACCGTCGCGGGCGTGACGTTCCCCTCGCCGCAGTCGGCCGAGGTCGGCGACCTTCGCCTCGGCGCGCGTGTGCGGCTCTTCGGCGAGGATCGTGGCGCCTTCCAGATCGGCCTCGGCGGTCATCTCGTCGCGCCCACGGGCCCGGCTGGGTATGCGGCCGAGGGCGCGGTCCGCGGCGAGCCACACCTCGTCCTCGGCGGCCGCGTCGATCGTTTCCTGTACAGCGCCTCGCTCGGCACCACCTTGCGCGCCTCGGCGCGCCCGCACACCTTCGACGCGCGCGCCGGCGCCGCCGTCGTCTTCGGCGAGGACTTCTTCCAGCTCGGCCCCGAGCTCTCCCTCTCCACGCCCTTCGCGCGGGAGATCCTCCTCGACACGCCGGACACGCGCATCCGCACCGCGTCGGCCGTCTCGGCCGAGCTCCTCCTTGGCGCCAAACTCCGCCCGTTGCCCTTCCTCGTCGTCGGCGCCGCCGCGGGCCCCGGCCTCACGCAGGGCTACGGCACGCCCGTCTTCCTCGCGGTGGGCAGCATCGGCTACGAGCCTTTGGCCAAACCCGCCAGGAAGGACGACGACCCCGGCCCGAAGGCCGAGCCCAAGAAGAAGGGCCCGCCGCCCGACACGGACGGTGACTTCATCGTCGACCCGAACGACGCCTGCCCGAACGAGCCGGGCCTGAAGAACGACGACCCCAAGAAAAACGGCTGCCCGCCCGACGCCGACGCCGACGGCATCCGCGACGCCGTGGACGCCTGCCCCAAGGATGCCGGCGTGGCGAGTGACGACCCGAAGAAACACGGATGCCCGCCCGATCGCGACGGCGACACGGTCCCGGACACGACCGACGCCTGCCCGGACGAGCCTGGGAGACCCGACGCGGAGGCGAAGCTCAACGGCTGCCCGAAGGTCGAGGTCACCAAAAAAGAGATCGTCATCCTGCGGCAGATCCGCTTCCGGTTCGGGCAATCGAGCCTGTACCAGACGGTGGATCCGGTGAGCGACGAGCTCTTGCACGAGGTCCGCGACGCCATCCTCGAGCACCCCGAGATCGAGCTCATCGAGATCCAGGGCCACGCCGACGCGATGGGCCCGGACGAGTACAACATGATCCTCTCGCAGAGCCGCGCCGACTCGGTGCGCGCCTGGCTCATCAAGCGCGGCATCCCGCCCGAGAAGCTCGTGGCCAAGGGGTACGGCGCCTCGATGCCGCTCGGCTCGAACGAGTCGAAGGAGGGCCGGCAGCAGAACCGCCGCGTGAACTTCGTCATCATCCGGAAAAAAGAGCCCTGA
- a CDS encoding VanZ family protein, which yields MSSVRAWRLALAGYVVLLGIISGLAYARGLPLSILTTPYLDKVLHFVLLGGASFLARRATNDARVTRLRLPTGPVVVGLAATIEECTQALVSSRTFDLGDLAANLLGVIVFGWLARPRV from the coding sequence ATGAGCTCGGTCCGCGCATGGAGGCTCGCCCTCGCAGGGTACGTGGTCCTGCTCGGGATCATCTCGGGCCTGGCGTACGCACGCGGGCTGCCGCTCTCGATCCTGACCACGCCGTACCTCGACAAGGTGCTGCACTTCGTGCTGCTCGGCGGAGCCTCGTTCCTCGCGCGCAGGGCCACGAACGACGCACGCGTGACGCGGCTGCGGCTCCCGACCGGGCCGGTCGTGGTGGGGCTCGCCGCGACGATCGAGGAGTGTACGCAGGCGCTCGTGTCGTCGCGGACGTTCGATCTCGGCGACCTCGCGGCGAACTTGCTCGGCGTGATCGTCTTCGGCTGGCTCGCGCGGCCGCGGGTCTGA
- a CDS encoding acyl-CoA dehydrogenase family protein, which translates to MWLPFTEQHEQFRKTVRAFAEKELAPHAEEWETDECFPNWVFKRAGELGILGAHFPEEHGGMGLDYWFSAVKAEELPRSRLAGVTMGLLVQSDMATPVISDLGTPAQIEEVLKPVLAGEKVISLGVSEPAAGSDVAGILTTARKDGDDYVISGQKTFITNGTRADWITLLAKTTPDRGAHGCSFFLVPTSAKGFSVSKKLKKIGNKSSDTAELFLDEVRIPKRYLLGEENMGFMYLMQNFQSERLIGSVSALAGAFYMLEHTINYGRERVAFGKPIIKREVWQHKFVDLYTRAEAAKAFVYKCLDHYNEERYVKKGPVSFDTVKYISMSKVLVGDVVSDIMDTCLQFHGGWGYIEDFQIARAWRDQRLFRIGGGTTETMKYYIAKLMGF; encoded by the coding sequence ATGTGGTTGCCCTTCACCGAGCAGCACGAGCAGTTCCGGAAGACCGTCCGCGCGTTCGCCGAGAAGGAGCTCGCGCCGCACGCGGAGGAATGGGAGACGGACGAGTGTTTCCCGAATTGGGTGTTCAAGCGCGCCGGTGAGCTCGGCATCCTGGGCGCCCATTTTCCCGAGGAGCACGGGGGGATGGGCCTCGATTACTGGTTCAGCGCGGTGAAGGCCGAGGAGCTGCCGCGCTCGCGCCTGGCCGGCGTGACGATGGGCCTGCTCGTGCAGAGCGACATGGCGACGCCGGTGATCAGCGACCTCGGGACGCCGGCGCAAATCGAGGAGGTCCTGAAGCCCGTGCTCGCGGGCGAGAAGGTGATCTCGCTCGGCGTGAGCGAGCCGGCGGCGGGCAGCGACGTGGCGGGCATCCTGACGACGGCGCGCAAGGACGGCGACGACTACGTGATCAGCGGGCAAAAGACGTTCATCACGAACGGCACGCGCGCCGATTGGATCACGCTGCTCGCGAAGACGACGCCGGATCGAGGGGCGCACGGCTGCTCGTTTTTCCTGGTCCCGACGAGCGCGAAGGGGTTCTCCGTCTCGAAGAAGCTGAAGAAGATCGGCAACAAGTCCTCGGATACGGCGGAGCTCTTCCTCGACGAGGTGCGCATCCCGAAGCGTTACCTGCTCGGCGAGGAGAACATGGGCTTCATGTATCTCATGCAGAACTTCCAGAGCGAGCGGCTGATCGGCTCGGTCAGCGCGCTCGCCGGGGCGTTCTACATGCTGGAGCACACGATCAACTATGGCCGCGAGCGCGTGGCGTTCGGCAAGCCGATCATCAAGCGCGAGGTCTGGCAGCACAAGTTCGTCGACCTCTACACGCGCGCCGAGGCGGCGAAGGCCTTCGTTTACAAGTGCCTCGACCATTACAACGAGGAGCGATACGTGAAGAAGGGGCCGGTCAGCTTCGACACGGTGAAATACATCTCGATGTCCAAGGTGCTCGTCGGCGACGTGGTGAGCGACATCATGGACACCTGCCTGCAATTCCACGGCGGCTGGGGCTACATCGAGGATTTCCAGATCGCCCGCGCCTGGCGCGACCAGCGGCTCTTCCGCATCGGCGGCGGGACGACCGAGACGATGAAGTACTACATCGCGAAGTTGATGGGCTTCTGA
- a CDS encoding ATP-grasp domain-containing protein, with protein sequence MRFLLLSRNANLYSTSRIVLAARARGHEITVIDPLDLQIVVSKGRSSLLHDGNPVPRFDLVIPRIGASITNYGLAVVRQFDLMGVPVLNSAVAIARSRDKLRALQLLNRKNIDVPATICARSPAGVDSALALVGCPAIVKLQQGTQGIGTMIAETPQAVHSLLETLWAMGQDIVLQEYVRESKGRDIRIIVVGGKVVAAMRRVAKKGEFRSNLHRGGKGDKVKLTPAYRNAAIRAVKVMGLEVAGVDMLESKKKPKILEINSSPGLEGVERASGIDVASAVIEHAEKYAATHGRISQREVDLRITSVIHDERTPPRRMPPIPARMNGRLNGRVRGAPP encoded by the coding sequence ATGCGGTTCCTCCTCCTCTCGCGCAACGCCAATCTCTACTCGACCAGCCGGATCGTCCTGGCCGCCCGCGCGCGTGGCCACGAGATCACGGTCATCGACCCGCTCGACCTGCAGATCGTCGTCTCCAAGGGCCGGTCGAGCCTCCTGCACGACGGCAACCCCGTGCCGCGCTTCGACCTCGTGATCCCCCGCATCGGCGCGAGCATCACGAACTACGGCCTCGCCGTGGTGCGCCAGTTCGACCTCATGGGCGTGCCCGTGCTCAATAGCGCGGTCGCAATCGCCCGCAGCCGCGACAAGCTGCGCGCCCTCCAGCTCCTGAACCGCAAGAATATCGACGTCCCCGCGACGATTTGCGCCCGCAGCCCGGCCGGCGTCGATTCGGCCCTCGCCCTCGTCGGTTGCCCCGCCATCGTCAAGCTCCAGCAGGGCACGCAGGGCATCGGCACCATGATCGCCGAGACCCCCCAGGCCGTTCACTCCCTCCTCGAGACGCTCTGGGCCATGGGCCAGGACATCGTCCTGCAGGAGTACGTCCGCGAGTCGAAGGGCCGCGACATCCGCATCATCGTGGTCGGCGGCAAGGTCGTCGCCGCGATGCGCCGGGTCGCCAAGAAGGGCGAGTTCCGCTCGAACCTGCACCGCGGCGGCAAGGGCGACAAGGTCAAGCTCACGCCCGCCTACCGCAACGCCGCCATCCGCGCGGTCAAGGTGATGGGCCTCGAGGTCGCCGGCGTCGACATGCTCGAGTCCAAGAAGAAGCCGAAGATCCTCGAGATCAACAGCTCCCCCGGCCTCGAGGGGGTCGAGCGCGCGAGCGGGATCGACGTGGCCTCGGCCGTCATCGAGCACGCCGAGAAGTACGCCGCGACGCACGGGCGCATCTCGCAGCGCGAGGTCGACCTGCGTATCACGAGCGTCATCCACGACGAACGCACGCCGCCCCGGCGCATGCCGCCCATCCCCGCCCGCATGAACGGCCGCCTCAACGGGCGCGTCCGCGGAGCGCCGCCGTGA
- a CDS encoding enoyl-CoA hydratase/isomerase family protein produces the protein MSLRIEPTGDALVLSIDRPKTRNALDRDLTRRIAEAVRVAEADPAVRGVVLTATGEETFVSGGDLHEIGRAVREQAGPAGVLDMYEDLAALESSELPVIAAVQGDVYGGGCELLLLCDMVIVEAHVSLAFRHARMGLSPAWGGLTRLVERVGPIEAPRLLFSAEKISAEEAARIGLVNEVVPRGQARERALGRIGRIADGARAVVAAQKRALTAVRKAMRGDAIERERAIFAEVWGGPAHQAALDAFFKRRG, from the coding sequence GTGAGCCTGCGCATCGAGCCCACGGGCGACGCGCTCGTCCTCTCGATCGACCGGCCGAAGACGCGTAACGCCCTCGACCGTGACCTCACGCGCCGCATCGCCGAGGCCGTCCGCGTCGCCGAGGCCGACCCCGCGGTCCGCGGCGTCGTGCTCACCGCGACGGGCGAGGAGACCTTCGTCTCGGGCGGGGACCTCCACGAGATCGGCCGCGCCGTGCGGGAGCAGGCGGGCCCCGCGGGGGTGCTCGACATGTACGAGGACCTCGCGGCGCTCGAGTCGAGCGAGCTGCCCGTGATCGCGGCCGTGCAAGGCGACGTCTACGGCGGCGGCTGCGAGCTCTTGCTCCTCTGCGACATGGTGATCGTCGAGGCCCACGTCTCGCTCGCGTTCCGGCACGCCCGCATGGGCCTGTCGCCGGCCTGGGGTGGGCTCACGCGGCTCGTCGAGCGCGTGGGGCCGATCGAGGCGCCGCGGCTCCTCTTCTCGGCCGAGAAGATCAGCGCCGAGGAGGCCGCGCGGATCGGGCTCGTGAACGAGGTCGTGCCCCGGGGACAGGCGCGCGAGCGGGCGCTCGGGCGTATCGGTCGTATCGCGGACGGCGCCCGCGCGGTGGTGGCGGCGCAGAAGCGCGCGCTCACGGCCGTACGCAAGGCCATGCGGGGCGACGCGATCGAGCGCGAGCGGGCGATCTTCGCCGAGGTCTGGGGCGGCCCGGCGCATCAGGCGGCGCTCGACGCCTTCTTCAAGCGGCGGGGCTGA
- a CDS encoding WD40 repeat domain-containing protein, with translation MRTSAFGVLARVTAACLFPLVLGASGCCGCPMGLCTSLMKSLPGPGSSPPPGPPGFGGFGGLGVGGGVAAPSGPLTPEEGQAERAPVHGTGTKPSLRLDPRLPIRGALQTRFGKTVFVPHTAEAAAAVGDGSAFVVAGATGIWLHDTKTLAKSSRLVAGPVIDVTAPPDGSRFAYALSSGYVRVVEYPSLKQLAATTIDVPVRIRFSADGKRVVSGSESDDVTLIDVATGKATEFDTDDDVNDVFSMPDRPDEIAYAGDDDEFAIADVVKGRKVFSSEPLVEGFRRGRSFFAMRDQQAVAYDPLTKTLLGGGDDNMLWRVDDLRGSPTIRAPIELGGNVVEIACCAGQTAGDRAAYVAVDDLRVRAVALDGRLGPEFGPLVGSVGSFKIRITLLPSGDVVIAPQRTLFRWDPRTGEALRSTDYAAVSTLGASALDADTVYVPCDAGACVVHRAKHGAPAADVETSIVGDLQGDGVGSILPFADGTRGITTSKDGKLRLVYLPPGGALEAPIDTPAQAGGKYAKKDGTTHGYIDPGGDVYEITASPRGARKVGSVGSSGQVASFDWDPASKRWRVRMSGNQAWLFVP, from the coding sequence GTGCGTACCTCTGCCTTTGGTGTCCTCGCGCGTGTCACGGCCGCGTGCCTCTTTCCCCTCGTGCTCGGCGCGTCGGGGTGCTGCGGCTGCCCGATGGGCCTGTGCACGTCGCTGATGAAGAGCCTGCCAGGGCCCGGATCGTCGCCGCCGCCCGGGCCGCCGGGGTTCGGGGGGTTCGGCGGGCTCGGGGTGGGCGGAGGGGTGGCCGCGCCGAGCGGGCCACTCACGCCCGAGGAGGGGCAGGCCGAACGCGCGCCCGTCCACGGGACGGGGACGAAGCCGAGCCTGAGGCTCGACCCGCGGCTGCCGATCCGCGGCGCGCTGCAAACGCGGTTCGGCAAGACGGTCTTCGTGCCACACACGGCCGAGGCCGCCGCGGCGGTCGGGGACGGCTCCGCGTTCGTGGTGGCCGGCGCGACGGGGATCTGGCTGCACGACACGAAGACACTCGCCAAGAGCTCGCGCCTCGTCGCCGGGCCCGTCATCGACGTCACCGCGCCGCCGGACGGGTCGCGGTTCGCGTATGCGCTCTCCAGCGGCTACGTGCGTGTCGTCGAGTACCCGAGCCTGAAGCAGCTCGCCGCGACGACGATTGACGTGCCCGTGCGGATCCGGTTCTCCGCGGACGGCAAGCGCGTGGTGTCCGGCTCGGAGAGCGACGACGTGACGCTGATCGACGTGGCCACGGGCAAGGCGACCGAGTTCGACACGGACGACGACGTGAACGACGTCTTCTCCATGCCCGATCGGCCCGACGAGATCGCGTACGCGGGCGACGACGACGAGTTCGCGATCGCCGACGTGGTGAAGGGCCGGAAGGTCTTCAGCTCGGAGCCCCTCGTCGAGGGCTTTCGCCGCGGTCGGTCGTTCTTCGCGATGCGTGATCAGCAGGCCGTCGCCTACGATCCCCTCACGAAGACGCTGCTCGGCGGCGGCGACGACAACATGCTCTGGCGCGTCGACGACCTGCGCGGATCGCCGACGATCCGCGCGCCGATCGAGCTCGGCGGCAACGTCGTGGAGATCGCCTGCTGCGCGGGACAAACCGCGGGGGACCGGGCGGCGTACGTGGCCGTGGACGACCTGCGGGTGCGCGCGGTGGCGCTTGACGGGCGGCTCGGGCCCGAGTTCGGGCCGCTCGTGGGCAGCGTGGGTTCGTTCAAGATCCGCATCACGCTCCTGCCCTCGGGCGACGTGGTCATCGCGCCGCAACGCACGCTCTTCCGCTGGGATCCGCGCACGGGCGAGGCGCTCCGATCGACCGACTACGCCGCGGTCTCCACGCTCGGGGCGAGCGCGCTCGACGCGGACACGGTGTACGTGCCGTGTGACGCCGGCGCGTGCGTGGTCCATCGCGCGAAGCACGGCGCGCCCGCGGCGGACGTGGAGACGTCGATCGTCGGGGATCTGCAAGGCGACGGCGTGGGCTCGATCCTGCCCTTCGCCGACGGGACACGCGGCATCACGACCTCGAAGGACGGCAAGCTGCGGCTCGTGTATCTGCCGCCGGGCGGCGCGCTCGAGGCGCCGATCGACACGCCGGCGCAGGCCGGCGGGAAGTACGCGAAGAAGGACGGGACGACGCACGGGTACATCGACCCCGGAGGCGACGTCTACGAGATCACGGCGAGCCCACGCGGCGCGCGCAAGGTGGGCTCGGTCGGGTCGAGCGGGCAGGTGGCGTCGTTCGACTGGGATCCCGCGTCGAAGCGCTGGCGCGTGCGGATGAGCGGGAACCAGGCCTGGTTGTTCGTCCCGTGA
- a CDS encoding STAS domain-containing protein, with protein sequence MLQSFLDACPGIYFVTSPEGVIRRANREATRAFGDACAEGLSLLSNVHPDDRGEFEALWARLPEDGEAERVVTRLRAADGQYQAYSFSARRVKEGPEVHAVLLPAPAAPPPRENDPEKMLRVILDHLELALTVVDRDGVVTFNDGKALITSGLGPNVNLGKNLAETYAHDPVIKGGTLGALRGEDKYYVVEAHGILWENWFCPARDEKGEVIGAICVSLDKSAAKRQMQELQHKLDLIERQQEVIRDLETPIMEIWERVVTLPMVGVVDSERAARVMDDLLGAVSRLNARYAIIDLTGVDMVDSATAAHLLSLVAAIRLLGAEGIITGIRPTVAQTVVSLGLDLSQMITCSNLREGLRLCMRRMNAQATAGAHAGARL encoded by the coding sequence ATGCTCCAATCGTTTCTCGACGCGTGCCCGGGGATCTATTTCGTGACGAGCCCGGAGGGCGTCATCCGGAGGGCGAACAGGGAGGCAACCCGCGCCTTCGGTGATGCCTGCGCCGAGGGCCTTTCCCTCCTCTCGAACGTCCACCCCGACGATCGCGGGGAATTCGAGGCGCTCTGGGCGCGCCTGCCGGAGGACGGCGAGGCCGAACGCGTGGTCACCCGCCTGCGCGCCGCGGATGGGCAATACCAGGCCTATTCCTTCAGCGCGCGCCGCGTGAAGGAGGGCCCCGAGGTCCACGCCGTCCTCCTCCCCGCCCCGGCGGCCCCGCCTCCCCGCGAAAACGACCCGGAGAAGATGCTACGCGTGATCCTCGATCACCTCGAGCTCGCGCTCACCGTCGTGGATCGGGACGGCGTCGTCACCTTCAATGACGGCAAGGCCCTGATCACGAGTGGCCTCGGCCCGAACGTCAACCTCGGCAAGAACCTCGCCGAGACCTACGCGCACGATCCCGTGATCAAGGGGGGCACCCTCGGCGCCCTTCGCGGCGAGGACAAATATTACGTCGTCGAGGCGCACGGCATCCTCTGGGAAAACTGGTTTTGCCCGGCCAGGGACGAAAAAGGCGAGGTCATCGGCGCCATCTGCGTATCCCTCGACAAGAGCGCGGCGAAGCGGCAGATGCAGGAATTGCAACACAAGCTCGACCTCATCGAGCGGCAGCAGGAGGTCATCCGTGACCTGGAGACGCCCATCATGGAGATCTGGGAGCGCGTGGTCACGCTCCCGATGGTGGGGGTCGTCGACAGCGAGCGCGCCGCGCGGGTGATGGACGACCTGCTCGGGGCGGTCTCGCGGCTCAACGCGCGTTATGCGATCATCGACCTCACGGGCGTCGATATGGTGGACTCGGCGACGGCGGCGCACCTGCTCTCCCTCGTGGCCGCCATCCGCCTTCTCGGCGCCGAGGGCATCATCACCGGCATTCGCCCCACCGTGGCGCAGACCGTCGTCAGCCTGGGCCTCGACCTATCGCAGATGATCACCTGCTCGAACCTGCGGGAGGGCCTGCGGCTGTGTATGCGGCGCATGAACGCCCAGGCGACGGCGGGCGCCCACGCCGGCGCGCGCCTCTAG